In Acidobacteriota bacterium, a genomic segment contains:
- a CDS encoding membrane dipeptidase: protein MVTRREFVRTLGAVAATAPLGVSVVGAQTGDRPSEGRPLVIDGLGEIRLDYEPALLDAIRASGLRGCVVTMGNPALHDPAEALADIEQEIAAYDAHIAASRGRLARATTVAELERAAARDEIGLVYYTQNATAISDDVQRLDVLHRLGVRIVQLTYNTRNLLGDGCLERTNAGLSRFGVEVMERMHELKMLVDVSHCGDATTFDAITLAKRPVAITHAGCKAVFDHPRNKTDEALRALAARGGVVGIFQINPYLGPNERNTLDDFLRHVDHALDVAGIDHVGIGSDREHRVIPDTPEEKQKLVDELSRLRPVTAATVRWPFFISELNGPRRMDVIREALTKRGLPVTDVDKVLGGNFLRLFRETIGG from the coding sequence ATGGTGACACGGCGGGAGTTCGTCCGGACGCTCGGTGCGGTGGCCGCGACCGCCCCACTCGGGGTTTCGGTGGTGGGAGCGCAGACGGGTGATCGGCCGAGCGAGGGGAGGCCGCTGGTCATCGATGGCCTCGGCGAGATCCGTCTCGATTACGAGCCGGCGCTGCTCGACGCGATCCGCGCCAGCGGGTTGCGCGGCTGCGTGGTCACGATGGGCAACCCCGCGCTGCACGACCCGGCCGAAGCCCTCGCCGACATCGAGCAGGAGATCGCGGCCTACGACGCCCACATCGCGGCGAGCCGCGGTCGTCTGGCACGGGCGACGACGGTCGCCGAACTCGAGCGGGCGGCCGCGCGCGATGAGATCGGGCTCGTCTACTACACGCAGAACGCGACGGCGATCAGCGACGACGTCCAGCGGCTCGACGTTCTGCATCGGCTCGGCGTGCGCATCGTCCAGCTCACGTACAACACGCGCAACCTGCTCGGTGATGGCTGCCTCGAGCGGACCAATGCCGGGTTGAGCCGATTCGGCGTCGAGGTCATGGAGCGGATGCACGAGCTGAAGATGCTCGTCGACGTGTCGCACTGCGGGGATGCGACTACCTTCGACGCCATCACCCTCGCCAAGCGCCCGGTCGCCATCACGCACGCCGGCTGCAAGGCCGTCTTCGACCACCCGCGCAACAAGACCGACGAAGCGCTGCGCGCGCTGGCCGCTCGAGGCGGGGTCGTCGGGATCTTCCAGATCAACCCCTACCTCGGTCCGAACGAGCGGAACACGCTCGACGATTTCCTGCGCCACGTCGACCACGCCCTCGACGTGGCCGGCATCGATCACGTGGGGATTGGCAGCGACCGCGAGCACCGCGTGATCCCGGATACCCCCGAAGAGAAGCAGAAGCTCGTCGACGAGCTGTCTCGACTCCGGCCGGTGACGGCGGCGACCGTCCGGTGGCCCTTCTTCATCTCGGAGCTGAACGGGCCGCGGAGGATGGACGTGATTCGCGAGGCCCTGACGAAGCGCGGCTTGCCCGTGACTGATGTCGACAAGGTGCTCGGCGGGAACTTCCTGCGCCTGTTCCGCGAGACGATCGGCGGGTAG
- a CDS encoding Rieske (2Fe-2S) protein: protein MSKPVASGAVAESGSERQQASPPGDPSRPPVSRRDALRTLAGGAGALALVAGVGASGCRQTPPPAAAPGELPVADPVDVLLSDLGPDTRVIVQYGDVPVEVRRAADGTGVEAIALLCTHLGCKVVWKDDIDRYQCACHEGQFDVSGRPVAGIPTRPLWRVPVNVTATAAVIGGPAPR from the coding sequence ATGTCGAAGCCCGTCGCGAGCGGCGCAGTCGCCGAGTCCGGGTCCGAGCGTCAGCAGGCCTCTCCGCCCGGAGACCCCTCACGTCCTCCGGTCTCGCGTCGCGATGCCCTCAGGACGCTCGCGGGCGGCGCCGGCGCTCTGGCCCTGGTCGCCGGCGTCGGGGCCAGCGGATGCCGGCAGACTCCGCCCCCGGCCGCTGCGCCGGGCGAACTGCCCGTGGCCGACCCGGTCGACGTCCTGCTGTCGGACCTCGGTCCAGACACCAGAGTGATCGTGCAGTATGGCGACGTGCCGGTCGAAGTCCGGCGCGCGGCCGACGGGACCGGCGTCGAGGCCATCGCCCTGCTCTGCACGCACCTCGGGTGCAAGGTCGTCTGGAAGGACGACATCGACCGTTACCAGTGCGCGTGTCATGAGGGCCAGTTCGACGTCAGCGGCAGGCCCGTGGCCGGCATTCCCACGCGCCCGCTGTGGCGCGTGCCCGTGAACGTCACGGCCACCGCGGCCGTCATCGGCGGCCCGGCGCCGCGCTGA
- a CDS encoding NAD(P)-dependent oxidoreductase: protein MGLPHVVVTGGSGFVGRHLLEAICEDHRVFGIDFRSQRHGGVPEHPNITWLHADIGERPQIEAAFDRIASHGPVELVVHLAAHYDFTGEETDEYRRTNVQGLRHVLDLSVALGVKYFLFSSSVAACRLPRPGAMLNEDSPPDGEHIYARTKRAGEEMLAEYQDRLTPIVLRFAALFSDWCEYPPLYMFLQTWLSSAWNRRILGGKGRSAIPYLHVRDLVLFLQQVLVRLHELRPMEVLIASPDGCTSHEQLYEAATLAWFGTRSAPIHMPRPLCLPGIYARDLLGRITGNRPFERPWMAHYIDTEMYIDASRTRARLDWAPRERLGIVRRMPFLVENMKTDPHEWNRRNREALRTVTLPVHLKIHWLIEAHEDEIVHEFNELLRGPEGRQRFPSYQSIAPEEHQWHHRVVLGHLKNAVRTRERGLFMAYCHDLAEQRVAQGFSADELCGALESLNVVCLRVLLRR, encoded by the coding sequence ATGGGTCTTCCGCACGTCGTCGTCACCGGCGGTTCGGGCTTCGTGGGACGCCACCTGCTCGAGGCGATCTGCGAAGACCACCGCGTCTTCGGCATCGACTTCCGCTCGCAGCGGCACGGCGGCGTTCCCGAACATCCGAACATCACGTGGCTCCACGCCGACATCGGCGAGCGCCCGCAGATCGAAGCAGCCTTCGATCGGATCGCCTCGCACGGGCCGGTGGAGCTCGTCGTCCACCTTGCCGCGCACTACGACTTCACTGGTGAGGAGACCGACGAGTACCGGCGGACGAACGTGCAGGGCCTGAGGCACGTGCTCGACCTCTCGGTTGCGCTCGGCGTGAAGTACTTCCTCTTCTCGAGCTCCGTGGCGGCGTGCAGGCTTCCGCGCCCGGGCGCGATGCTCAACGAGGACAGCCCGCCCGACGGCGAGCACATCTACGCCCGGACCAAGCGCGCCGGCGAAGAGATGCTCGCCGAGTACCAGGATCGCCTGACGCCCATCGTCCTTCGGTTCGCGGCGCTCTTCTCCGACTGGTGCGAGTACCCGCCCCTCTACATGTTCCTGCAGACGTGGCTGTCGTCGGCGTGGAACCGCCGCATCCTCGGCGGGAAGGGGCGATCGGCCATTCCCTACCTCCACGTCCGCGACCTTGTGCTCTTCCTCCAGCAGGTGCTGGTCCGGTTGCACGAACTGCGTCCGATGGAGGTCCTCATCGCGAGTCCCGACGGGTGCACGTCACACGAGCAGCTGTACGAGGCGGCGACGCTGGCCTGGTTCGGCACGCGATCGGCGCCCATCCACATGCCGCGCCCGCTGTGCCTCCCCGGCATCTACGCGCGCGACCTGCTCGGTCGGATTACCGGCAACCGGCCGTTCGAGCGGCCGTGGATGGCGCATTACATCGACACCGAGATGTACATCGACGCCAGTCGGACCAGGGCCCGCCTCGATTGGGCGCCTCGCGAGCGCCTGGGGATCGTGCGCCGCATGCCCTTTCTCGTCGAGAACATGAAGACCGATCCGCACGAGTGGAACCGTCGGAACCGCGAGGCCTTGAGAACGGTGACCCTCCCCGTTCACCTGAAGATCCACTGGCTCATCGAGGCCCACGAGGACGAGATCGTCCACGAGTTCAACGAGCTGCTGCGGGGTCCCGAGGGCCGGCAGCGCTTTCCGAGCTACCAGTCGATTGCCCCGGAAGAGCACCAGTGGCACCACCGGGTCGTGCTCGGTCACCTCAAGAACGCGGTCCGAACGCGGGAGCGCGGCCTCTTCATGGCGTACTGCCACGATCTGGCCGAGCAGCGCGTCGCGCAGGGGTTCTCGGCCGACGAGCTGTGCGGCGCGCTCGAATCACTGAACGTCGTCTGCCTTCGGGTGCTGCTGCGCCG
- a CDS encoding hydrogenase maturation protease — MTGPIRVLGLGNVLMTDDGFGPWVVEHLKAHFEFPASVEVVDLGTPGLDLVPYLADADTVVVIDTVKSTGAPGELRRYRLDQILANPPQPRLSPHDPGLKDTLLTLTLAGRAPREVIVVGAIPARVAMGNALTPVLQAAVAPAARIVVDELVALGIEPSPKDEAGPVGPWWTREVPAAGAS; from the coding sequence ATGACTGGACCCATCAGGGTGCTCGGCCTCGGCAACGTCCTCATGACCGACGACGGGTTCGGCCCGTGGGTGGTCGAGCACCTGAAGGCGCACTTCGAGTTCCCGGCGTCGGTCGAGGTCGTCGACCTCGGCACGCCGGGGCTCGATCTCGTGCCCTATCTGGCCGACGCCGACACCGTCGTGGTCATCGATACCGTGAAGTCGACCGGGGCTCCCGGAGAGCTTCGCCGTTACCGCCTCGACCAGATCCTCGCCAACCCACCCCAACCGCGCCTCAGCCCGCACGATCCGGGCCTCAAGGACACCCTCCTGACGCTGACGCTCGCGGGGCGCGCGCCGCGCGAGGTGATCGTCGTCGGCGCGATTCCGGCCCGTGTCGCGATGGGCAACGCGCTCACCCCAGTCCTGCAGGCCGCCGTGGCGCCGGCGGCCCGCATCGTCGTCGACGAGCTCGTCGCGCTGGGCATCGAACCCTCACCGAAAGACGAAGCCGGGCCGGTCGGTCCGTGGTGGACCCGAGAGGTGCCCGCGGCTGGCGCATCGTGA
- a CDS encoding nickel-dependent hydrogenase large subunit: MATKITVDPVTRIEGHLRIDVEVDGGRVRNAWSSGQMFRGIERILEGRDPRDAWLFTQRFCGVCTTVHAIASVRAVENALDLDIPPNAQYIRNIIIAAHALHDHIVHFYHLSALDWVDVVSALKADPAKASSLAESLSEWPGNGRLQLKAVQDRVKEFVGRGQLGIFANGYWGHPAMKLPPEVNLLAVAHYLEALDWQRRANQVVAILGSKTPNIQNLAVGGVANAINLDNQATLNMTKLYAVKDLLDGMMRFIEQVYFVDICAVGAMYADWFGHGKGVTNYLAVPDLPLDATGTTFDLPGGTIMNADLGSIREIASFEDTYFKENVAECIARAWYDGDWTKHPWEETTDPKYTDFQADGKYSWIKAPRFGGEVMQVGPLAQVLVGLALEHEPTVRWATKTLQTAGKIAATTLSPAILHSTLGRHAARMIRTAVIGEGALKHWQLLVENIAKGDIEIFNQPVFPRGEQRGFGFHEAPRGTLSHWVVIRDGKIANYQAVVPSTWNAGPRDDKDRMGPYEASLVGNPIADPKLPLEVLRTVHSFDPCIACAIHTLDVEGNEVARVKAL, encoded by the coding sequence ATGGCCACCAAGATCACAGTCGATCCGGTGACCCGAATCGAAGGGCACCTCAGAATCGACGTCGAGGTCGACGGCGGACGCGTGCGGAACGCCTGGTCGTCCGGACAGATGTTCCGCGGCATCGAGCGCATCCTCGAGGGCCGCGACCCGCGCGACGCGTGGCTGTTCACGCAGCGGTTCTGCGGGGTGTGCACCACGGTGCACGCCATCGCGTCGGTGCGCGCGGTCGAGAACGCGCTCGACCTCGACATCCCGCCAAACGCGCAGTACATCCGCAACATCATCATCGCTGCGCACGCGCTGCACGACCACATCGTGCACTTCTACCACCTGTCGGCGCTCGACTGGGTGGACGTGGTCTCGGCGCTGAAGGCCGACCCGGCGAAAGCGTCGAGCCTCGCCGAGAGCCTCTCCGAGTGGCCGGGCAACGGCCGCCTGCAGCTCAAGGCCGTGCAGGACCGCGTCAAGGAGTTCGTGGGCCGCGGGCAGCTCGGCATCTTCGCCAACGGGTACTGGGGCCACCCGGCGATGAAGCTCCCGCCCGAGGTGAACCTGCTCGCCGTGGCGCACTACCTCGAAGCGCTCGACTGGCAGCGCCGCGCCAACCAGGTCGTCGCCATCCTCGGCAGCAAAACGCCGAACATCCAGAACCTCGCGGTCGGCGGCGTGGCCAACGCCATCAATCTCGACAACCAGGCCACGCTCAACATGACGAAGCTCTACGCCGTCAAGGACCTGCTCGACGGCATGATGCGCTTCATCGAACAGGTGTACTTCGTCGACATCTGCGCCGTGGGCGCGATGTACGCCGACTGGTTCGGCCATGGAAAGGGCGTCACCAACTACCTGGCCGTCCCAGACCTGCCGCTCGACGCCACCGGTACCACGTTCGACTTGCCCGGCGGCACGATCATGAACGCCGACCTGGGGTCGATCCGGGAGATCGCCTCGTTCGAGGACACGTACTTCAAGGAGAACGTCGCCGAGTGCATCGCCCGCGCCTGGTACGACGGCGACTGGACGAAGCACCCCTGGGAGGAGACGACCGACCCGAAGTACACCGACTTCCAGGCCGACGGGAAGTACTCGTGGATCAAGGCGCCCCGCTTCGGCGGCGAGGTCATGCAGGTGGGGCCGCTCGCGCAGGTGCTCGTCGGTCTCGCGCTCGAACACGAGCCGACGGTCCGATGGGCGACGAAGACGCTGCAGACAGCCGGCAAGATCGCGGCGACGACGCTCTCGCCCGCGATCCTGCACTCGACGCTCGGCCGTCACGCCGCGCGCATGATCCGCACGGCCGTGATCGGCGAAGGCGCGCTGAAGCACTGGCAGCTGCTCGTCGAGAACATCGCGAAAGGCGACATCGAGATCTTCAACCAGCCGGTGTTCCCGAGGGGCGAGCAGCGCGGGTTCGGCTTCCACGAGGCGCCGCGAGGGACGCTCTCGCACTGGGTCGTCATCCGCGACGGGAAGATCGCCAACTACCAGGCGGTCGTGCCCTCCACCTGGAACGCCGGCCCCCGCGACGACAAGGACCGCATGGGACCGTACGAGGCGTCGCTCGTCGGCAATCCGATCGCGGACCCCAAGCTGCCGCTCGAGGTGCTTCGCACCGTACACTCCTTCGACCCGTGCATCGCCTGCGCCATCCACACGCTCGATGTCGAGGGCAACGAGGTCGCCCGCGTGAAAGCGCTGTAG